From one Cyanobacterium stanieri PCC 7202 genomic stretch:
- a CDS encoding transposase IS4 family protein (PFAM: Transposase DDE domain~COGs: COG3293 Transposase and inactivated derivatives~InterPro IPR002559~KEGG: cyn:Cyan7425_0011 transposase IS4 family protein~PFAM: transposase IS4 family protein~SPTR: Transposase IS4 family protein), with translation MTRLSYDTDLTDYQWEILKLLIPPAKTGGRNRSVNIREVVNAIFYLLANGIKWRAMPHDFPKWQTVYTYFRGWESDGTWRGINQQLREQVRIEAGRNSKPSAGSIDSQSVKTAMGGEEIGFDGGKKVKGRKRTILVDTMGLVLDLCVHGAKRSDHQGMELLATFTSQFWACLKIIWVDSTFAGKEFIATIHREFGWKLEHVKRTDEKPGFTVIPKR, from the coding sequence ATGACAAGACTATCATACGATACTGACCTCACTGATTACCAGTGGGAAATTTTAAAATTATTAATTCCTCCTGCTAAAACTGGGGGCAGAAATCGCTCTGTGAATATTAGAGAGGTAGTTAATGCCATCTTTTATCTTCTTGCCAATGGAATAAAATGGAGGGCAATGCCTCACGATTTTCCCAAATGGCAAACGGTTTACACTTATTTTCGAGGTTGGGAATCTGATGGTACATGGCGTGGCATTAATCAGCAACTACGGGAACAAGTACGAATAGAAGCGGGAAGAAACTCAAAACCTAGTGCCGGTAGTATTGATAGTCAGTCGGTAAAAACCGCAATGGGTGGAGAAGAAATCGGCTTTGATGGTGGAAAGAAAGTCAAGGGTAGAAAAAGAACGATTTTGGTTGATACCATGGGTTTGGTACTAGATTTATGTGTTCATGGTGCAAAACGTTCAGATCATCAAGGAATGGAATTGTTAGCCACTTTCACTTCGCAGTTTTGGGCATGTTTAAAAATAATTTGGGTGGATAGTACTTTTGCAGGGAAAGAATTTATCGCCACGATACACAGAGAATTTGGCTGGAAATTAGAGCATGTAAAAAGGACAGATGAAAAACCAGGTTTCACGGTGATACCCAAAAGATAG
- a CDS encoding hypothetical protein (KEGG: cyh:Cyan8802_3816 hypothetical protein~SPTR: Putative uncharacterized protein;~manually curated), giving the protein MNRKTKDFLIKKYFDFRINTTELYDHIRFRKYPYKFLFLFSHMRSGSSLLTHLIINNPEVIGYGETHLCYKSTEDLKKLLYNVYEKVRSYQMNEIYVLDKILHNQRLQNNDFLSSQSIKTIFLLREPKATINSLLILKPHWTSKEASNYYCGRLLTLVNYAQSINDRNRCLFITYEQIIDQSQSVLDKLQNYLNTKEEFSEQYQVTRITGLKGIGDSSSNIKSGKIIKKSPSKQMEIDHDSLNRAIASFSQTSETLSQYCQTIKDNL; this is encoded by the coding sequence ATGAACAGAAAAACTAAGGATTTTTTAATAAAAAAATACTTTGATTTTAGGATCAACACAACAGAATTATACGATCATATTCGATTCAGAAAGTATCCATATAAATTTCTTTTTCTCTTTAGTCACATGAGATCTGGCTCTTCACTGTTAACTCATTTGATTATTAATAATCCAGAAGTTATTGGTTATGGGGAGACTCATCTTTGTTATAAGTCAACTGAAGATTTAAAAAAATTATTGTACAATGTTTATGAAAAAGTAAGATCTTATCAAATGAATGAGATTTATGTTTTAGATAAAATTTTGCATAATCAAAGATTACAAAATAACGATTTTTTAAGTTCACAATCTATTAAGACAATATTTTTATTGAGAGAACCAAAAGCGACCATTAATAGTCTTCTCATTCTAAAGCCTCATTGGACTTCAAAGGAAGCCTCAAACTATTATTGTGGTCGTCTTTTAACCTTGGTAAACTATGCTCAATCAATTAACGATAGAAATCGTTGCTTATTCATTACCTATGAGCAAATTATTGATCAAAGTCAATCTGTACTAGATAAATTACAAAATTATCTGAATACCAAAGAAGAATTTTCAGAACAGTATCAAGTTACTAGAATAACTGGCTTAAAAGGTATTGGAGATTCTTCCTCCAATATTAAATCAGGTAAAATAATTAAAAAGTCCCCATCCAAACAGATGGAGATAGATCATGACTCTTTAAACCGTGCGATCGCCTCTTTTTCTCAAACCAGCGAAACCTTGTCCCAGTATTGCCAAACCATAAAAGATAACTTATAG